One Saimiri boliviensis isolate mSaiBol1 chromosome 17, mSaiBol1.pri, whole genome shotgun sequence genomic window carries:
- the NAGLU gene encoding alpha-N-acetylglucosaminidase gives MEAVAVAVGVLLLAGAGGAAGDEAGEAAAVRALVARLLGPGPAANFSVSVERALAAEPGLDTYSLSGGGAARVRVRGSTGVAAAAGLHRYLRDFCGCHVAWSGSQLRLPRPLPAVPGELTEATPNRYRYYQNVCTQSYSFVWWDWARWEREIDWMALNGINLALAWSGQEAIWQRVYLALGLTQAEIDEFFTGPAFLAWGRMGNLHTWDGPLPRAWHIKQLYLQHRILDRMRSFGMIPVLPAFSGHVPRAINRVFPQVNVTQMGSWGHFNCSYSCSFLLAPEDPIFPILGSLFLRELTKEFGTDHIYGADTFNEMQPPSSEPSYLAAATAAVYEAMIAVDTDAVWLLQGWLFQHQPQFWGPAQVRAVLGAVPRGRLLVLDLFAESQPVYTRTASFQGQPFIWCMLHNFGGNHGLFGALEAVNRGPEAARLFPNSTMVGTGMAPEGINQNEVVYSLMAELSWRKDPVPDLAAWVTSFATQRYGVSHPDAGAAWRLLLRSVYNCSGEACRGHNHSPLVRRPSLQMNTTVWYNRSDVFEAWRLLLSAAATLAASPTFRYDLLDVTRQAVQELVGLYYEEARSAYLSKELHSLLRAGGILAYELLPALDEVLASDSHFLLGSWLEQARAVAVSEAEADFYEQSSRYQLTLWGPEGNILDYANKQLAGLVASYYTPRWRLFLEVLAASVAQGIPFPQHQFDKNVFQLEQAFVLSKQRYPSQPRGDTVDLAKKIFLKYYPRWVAGSWE, from the exons ATGGAAGCGGTGGCCGTGGCGGTAGGGGTCCTGCTCCTGGCTGGGGCCGGGGGCGCGGCAGGCGACGAGGCCGGGGAGGCGGCCGCCGTGCGGGCGCTCGTGGCTCGGCTGCTGGGGCCCGGCCCCGCGGCAAACTTCTCGGTGTCGGTGGAGCGCGCCCTGGCGGCCGAGCCGGGCTTGGACACCTACAGCCTGAGCGGCGGCGGCGCGGCGCGGGTGCGGGTGCGCGGCTCCACGGGCGTGGCGGCCGCCGCGGGGCTGCACCGCTACCTGCGCGACTTCTGTGGCTGCCACGTGGCCTGGTCCGGCTCTCAGCTGCGCCTGCCGCGGCCACTGCCCGCCGTGCCTGGGGAGTTGACCGAGGCCACGCCCAACAG GTACCGCTATTACCAGAATGTGTGCACGCAAAGCTACTCCTTCGTGTGGTGGGACTGGGCCCGCTGGGAGCGAGAGATAGACTGGATGGCGCTGAATGGGATCAACCTGGCACTGGCCTGGAGCGGCCAGGAGGCCATCTGGCAGCGG GTGTACCTGGCTTTGGGCCTGACCCAGGCAGAGATCGATGAGTTCTTTACTGGTCCTGCTTTCCTGGCCTGGGGGCGTATGGGCAATCTGCACACCTGGGATGGCCCCTTGCCCCGCGCCTGGCACATCAAGCAGCTTTACCTGCAG CACCGGATCCTGGACCGGATGCGCTCCTTCGGCATGATCCCAGTGCTACCTGCGTTCTCGGGCCATGTTCCCAGGGCTATCAACAG GGTGTTCCCTCAAGTCAACGTCACCCAGATGGGCAGTTGGGGACACTTCAACTGCTCCTACTCCTGCTCCTTTCTTCTGGCTCCAGAAGACCCCATATTCCCCATCCTCGGGAGCCTCTTCCTGCGAGAGCTGACTAAGGAGTTTGGCACAGATCACATCTATGGGGCCGACACTTTCAACGAGATGCAGCCGCCCTCCTCGGAGCCCTCCTACCTTGCCGCAGCCACTGCTGCCGTCTATGAGGCCATGATTGCAG TGGATACCGATGCTGTGTGGCTGCTCCAAGGCTGGCTCTTCCAGCACCAGCCCCAGTTCTGGGGACCTGCCCAGGTCAGGGCTGTGCTGGGGGCTGTGCCCCGTGGCCGCCTACTGGTTCTGGACCTGTTTGCTGAGAGCCAGCCTGTATACACCCGCACCGCCTCCTTCCAGGGCCAGCCCTTCATCTGGTGCATGCTGCACAACTTCGGGGGCAACCACGGTCTGTTTGGAGCCCTGGAGGCCGTGAACCGAGGCCCAGAAGCCGCCCGCCTCTTCCCCAACTCCACCATGGTAGGCACCGGCATGGCCCCTGAGGGCATCAACCAGAACGAAGTGGTCTATTCCCTCATGGCTGAGCTGAGCTGGCGAAAGGACCCAGTGCCAGATTTGGCGGCCTGGGTGACCAGCTTTGCTACCCAGCGGTACGGGGTCTCCCACCCGGATGCAGGGGCAGCATGGAGGCTCCTGCTCAGGAGTGTGTACAATTGCTCCGGGGAGGCCTGCAGGGGCCACAATCACAGCCCGCTGGTCAGGCGGCCGTCCCTACAGATGAATACCACCGTCTGGTACAACCGATCTGATGTGTTTGAGGCTTGGCGGCTGCTGCTCTCAGCTGCTGCCACCCTGGCTGCCAGCCCCACCTTCCGCTACGACCTGCTGGACGTCACTCGGCAGGCAGTGCAGGAGCTGGTCGGCTTGTACTACGAGGAGGCGAGGAGCGCCTACCTGAGCAAGGAGCTGCATTCCCTGTTGAGGGCCGGAGGCATCCTGGCCTACGAGCTGCTGCCGGCGCTGGATGAGGTACTGGCTAGTGACAGCCACTTCTTGCTGGGCAGCTGGCTGGAACAGGCCAGAGCAGTGGCGGTCAGTGAGGCCGAGGCTGATTTCTACGAGCAGAGCAGCCGCTACCAGCTGACCCTGTGGGGGCCAGAAGGCAACATCCTGGACTACGCCAACAAGCAGCTGGCGGGGCTCGTGGCCAGCTACTACACCCCTCGCTGGCGGCTGTTCCTGGAGGTGCTGGCTGCCAGTGTGGCCCAGGGCATCCCTTTCCCACAACACCAGTTTGACAAAAATGTCTTCCAACTGGAGCAGGCCTTTGTCCTCAGCAAGCAGAGGTATCCCAGCCAGCCGCGAGGAGACACTGTGGACCTGGCCAAGAAGATCTTCCTCAAATATTACCCCCGCTGGGTGGCCGGCTCTTGGGAATAG